The bacterium genome contains the following window.
AAAGAATTCAACCAGAAAATCGCTCAATATAAAATTGGCGATCGAGTTAAATTAGTCGGATTTGTTGACGATGCAACGGTAAGTAACCTTTATGCGACGTGTTTCGCTACCTTCTATGCACCAATCGACGAAGATTATGGCTATGTTACGGTGGAATCGTTCCGGGCTAAAAAACCCGTGATAACTACAAACGACGCTGGCGGTACTCTAGAATTTGTGGAACATGAGGTAACTGGTTTAGTTGCAGAACCGACACCGGAAGATATCGCGAGACAAATCGATGCGTTATATGAACATAAACAGAAATGCCGTGAATTAGGACACGCTGGATTTCAGAAAGTTCAATCTATCAACTGGGATACCGTTATCCCTGAACTAACGAAAACAATAACATAAACCTAGAAACGAAAGAACGAAAGAACGGAAGAACGCAATACTAAATGGTACGGTGTTCAGTTCTTCCGTGGTTTAGATACGCAGCATGCGAATCGCTTATTTCAGTCCAATATCTCCGATAAAATCTGGCATCTCGAAATATAGCGAAGATATACTCCCGTATCTTGCGAAACATGCGGAAGTAGACTTGTTTATTGATGCTTATCAGCCAACAAATCCGGCGATAACCGCTGCATTTACCATTCATCCCTATATCCGGTACTATGAACTTGCGTCTCGATACGATATGGCACTATACCATCTCGGCAATAATGCGTATCATCAGTATCTCTATCCCTTCACGCTAACCCATCCGGGGATAATTGTCTTACATGATTTCATTCTGTTTCATCTTCTTGCGGGAATAACCTATGTTAACTACAATTTTCCTGAGTTTATCATTGATATGGAAACCAACCACGGATTGCAAGGACGTTATGCAGCAGAACGATTTATTGCTGGTACGTTCAGTGAAATAGATAAATTCCAGTTCCCGATGAATAAAACGATTATCGAATCGAGTTATGGCGTTGTCGTGCATAGTGAGTATTATCAACAATATATTCAAGAACATTATCCGCATAAACCGGTAGTAACGATTCCGATGAGTACCGGGGAAAAATTTGATATTCTCGACCAGGACACTAAAACGAAATTACGTAAACAATATGGATTTACCTCGGATGAAATTCTCATAGCTTCATTTGGGTTCATCAGTCCGATTAAACATATTGATATCGCATTACGTGCGATAGCGCGATTAACCAACGAGTTTCCCAATATCCGTTATATTCTCGTTGGGGAAAGTAATAAAACCTATGATATCTATCGCGAGATTAAAGAATTATCGCTTGAACCGTATGTTCGGGTAACAGAATTTGTTGACGACCAAACCTATTATGATTACCTGAATATTGCGGATATCAGTATCAATTTGCGATATCCGAGTGCGGGAGAAACGTCATTAACGTTACATCAGAGTTTTGCGGCAGGGATTCCGACACTGGTTTCGAATTATCGGCAGTATGCAGAATATCCGGACAACTGTTGTCTTAAAGTAGATTTAGCCCCGAATGAAGAAGAACATCTGGTGCAATTATTACGGCAGCTTATCACCGATGAAACGTTACGGCATGAAATCGGGAGCAATGCACGGAAGTATGTTTTGGAAAACTGTACTTTAGAAATCGTCGCAAAAGAATATATTGATTTTATCGAAGAGATTATCCATCATCAACCACGGAAATCAGGAAAAACGAACCGAGAGATGCTCCCGCTTGTATTAGAAAACATTCAACAAGAAATCGATACCCTTGATCTAACTCCGATGGAGAATTCGATTCTCCACGAAGCATCAATTTTGATACCTTATCGTTATGAAAAAGAAATAAAAGGTGGTGTCACAGAATTATTAACTATGAAAAACAAGAAAAAAAATTGGGATATTGCCGCAGAAGAAGTAGCAAAAAAATACGACCCGGAATTATCGATTCGGATTCCGCTAGTTTGGAAATGGCCACCGAACATGAGCGGGCGGTATATCTATGATTTCAGCGTGGTTGCGCTCAGTTTGGAGTTGCCAGTGAATAGTCTTATTCTAGATGTTGCCGCAGGTTCCTGTTGGGTTTCAGAATGGCTCCATCAACTCGGATATCGAACCGTAGCATTTGATATTTCACCGACGCAACTGAAATATGGAAAACGACGGTTTGAATCTAACCCGAGGTTATATAAAGAATTCTGGTATGGGTTCGTTTGTGCCGATGGAGAACAACTCCCCTTTGCTGATAGTACTTTTGACGGAGTGGTTTGTCTCAATTCGTTACATCACATGCCGAATTTCCAGAAGGTATTAAATGAATTATCGCGTATCCTCAAACCCGAGGGGAAAGCGGTATTTTCAGAACCGGGCGCTATGCATGGCGATTCAGAGTTATCGAAACGGGAAATGCAAGAGTTCGGTACGCTTGAAAAAAGCGTTGATATCGATGAGATATATCAATTAGCGATACAAGCTGGATTTAAAAAGATGACAATTAAACCAGTAGTATATCCTGATGTGATGGGATATTCATATCAAGAATGGCAATATGTAGAACAGTTACATCCGGACGCTATAAAACAATTTACAACCTGTTATGCGGTTCATGTTAGAAACACGCATCCGATATTTATTTTGCATAAAAGCGAATCGGTAGTTTATGATAGTCGTCGTCCAAGGATACTGAAAGCGGAAATAAAAGAAGTTAACGTTCCGCAGCGGATTAAACGCAACGAACCAATTACCATCACCGCTCGAATTAAAAATATCGGGGATACGATCTGGCTCCATCAGGAATCACCGTTCGGTGGATACGTTCGGTTTGGCGTTAAATTAGTTTCACTCACCGGACAATTGCTGCAAGCAGTGAAACAGCAATCGCTAGAAAAAGATATTCATCCGGGAGAAGAGTTCAAGATTACCGTTGAAACTGCTATTGATTTTGAACCTGGCAAGTATGCATTAAAATTCGATATGGTTGATGAACAGTTATGTTGGTTCGCAGATTGCGGGTCGAAAGAATATTTCCAGAGTATCGAAATTATATAGCCAATGTACAACTCGGCCAAGCTACCAACCTATTGTCTCTTTTCCATTTTCGTTATCATAACCATATTTGCGGTTATCTATGGTGAACGTATCGGAAGCTACGATGGCGTCGAATATTACGTTTATCTCCGTTCATTTGTCTTTGACCGGGATGTTGATTTTGAGAACGACTATGCGCTGCTCGGCAATCCTCCGCCGGCAACTGCGTTCCCGTTAACTGTTACTGGTAGGAAACAAAACCATATGTCAGTCGGTCCCGCAATACTCTGGTCACCGTTCTTCCTGCTCGCTCATGCAATCGTGCTATTGCTAAACCTATTCGGCGCAAAAATACCTGCGAATGGTATCAGTGGCATGTATACAAATTTCGTTCTCTTGGGAAGTGTTCTGTATAGTTTTGCTGCATTCTATTTAATTTACCTATTCTGTCAGAAATATTATGCCAAGTGGATAGCATTCATTTCGGTTATTTCCATCTGGCTAGGTTCGTTTATGATTTATTATACAATCTTCGAACCATTCTACTCACATACCACGTCGTTATTTGCGATAACTATCTTTATCTATTACTGGAACGCTACACGAAACAAATCGCGCACGATTGCCCAATGGTGTATGCTTGGTGTATTCTCCGGAATTATGATATTAGTCCGCTGGCAGAATGGGATTTTTATGCTTATCCCGGCGCTTGAATCCATCTTAGAATATTATCAATCGCTGAAACGGAAAAACCAGACAGCGTTTTTGCATTTATTAAAAGGAAATCTCGCTTTTCTGCTTATCGTTGCCGTATTATCCTTACCGCAACTTATCGTCTGGAAAATTTTATACGGCAATTATTTCGTTGTTCCACAAGGGAAATTTTTCGTACAATGGGATAAACCGAATATTCCGGAAATCTTTTTTGCATCGCGGAACGGTCTGTTTTCCTGGTCACCGATAACCTTATTCGCTACGTTCGGGTTCTTCTTATTCTACAAACGGGATAAAACCCTGATGTGTTATTTACTACTCGGATATCTAGCGATGAGTTATGTGAATAGTGCGGTAGGACAATGGTGGGGTGGTGGCGGATACGGTGCACGACGGTTCGATAGTATCATACCGATATTTGCGCTCGGATTAGCTGCAGGGCTAGAAACTACCGGAAAATGGTTCAACCGCAAATTCTGGATAGTTTCTGGCATACTCCTCGCTGGTTTAATGTATTGGAACCTATGGTTTATGCGGGAATTTCGGCTCTGCAGGATTCCCCATGGCGAATCAGTTCGGTTAACCGAAATTTTCGCTCGGAAAGTATGGAAACCGATACAATATTTCGGGTATCCATTTTCATTTCCTGCAAATTACATTTTCAGTATCAAATACGATGTTCCGCCAAGTTATTATGATATTGTTGTTGGGAAATATCTCGATTTTCTTGATGGTTCCCTCAACGGTACGATTGAATTCTATTCGATTGATAAAGAATTTCTGAAATCCGGTTGGGCTGACCCACAATATTATTACGATATTCCAGTTCGCTGGTCGATTGGATCGGAATCGAGTCTATTCGTTTATCTCTATGAGCCCAAAACCTATCTGGTTAAAATCCACGTTATCCCATTTTATTATCCTGATTCACCTGAGCAATCAGTTCAGGTTATTGTAAACAAGAAATCCGTTACCACCTTGAAATTAGCGAATCAATGGCAAGAATATGTTTTTGATATACCACGGGAAGTATGGCGTCGGGGAGTCAATGTTATCCAATTCAAATACGGTTATACTGCGGTTCCGAAACAGGTCTTACAAGATAGTGCGGATGACCGACCACTAGCGGTATGCTGGCATTATATGTTCTTCTTGCCGAAATGAAACGCGCACGATTATTGGATTAACACAGCGGTCGCTAATAAGATTGGCCGAATCTCGGAATCAGCTACATACTGTGGTTCTCGTCCGCTTGTGTCTATGGGTTCTGGTTTATCAATAATTTCGACCGAAGTCCCGATACTAACCAATGGAAACAACTCTTCTACATCTTTATTTCTCATCCGAATACATCCTTTCGACACCATTTTCCCAATCGAACTCGGCTGATTCGTTCCATGGATTCCATATCCTTTTACACTTAATCCGAGCCAGCGGGTACCAACCGGATTTGAAGCGACTTTCGGCGGAATAGGATCTTTTCCCAGCGGATACCAGCTAGGATTAACGACTTTATTAACGATACGAAAATTCCCGAGCGGCGTCGGGGTATCCGTTTTCCCAACGGCAATACGATAGGTCTTCGCTATACTATCGTTGATATAGAGACATAACGTATTGGTTGACCGGATAATGATGATTTTGGTGGTATCCGCATTTTCTTCTTCCGGTTCAGCTAAACTAAGGATATATGCAAAGAAAACGAATATTCCAATTAAAGTTAGTTGGGAATGTTTCGGTTTCATTAAATATCACCTTCTCACTAATTAAGTATAGAGCAACCAATATGCCAATTCAAATTAATCCACAGGCTACATACTAAAATCACCATTTCGTCCCGTTGGAAAAGCTGAGTTCGTTGAGATTCGAACAACCTTATAATTAAACCATCTGTTTAAGTTAGGTTCGGTATAGCGGGATCAGGTTTTTCTGCAGTTTTATCTTGCTCAACGGTTAGGTAAGGTTATATTTTTCGTGTCAAAATTGACACGAATATGGTTGACAATTGATATACCCTATGGTAGATTTATTCAAATAAATAATTATTATTGTTCGAGATAAACGATGTTGTAAAAACACGAAAAGCTAAAACAACTATGGTAGAACGATTACAGAAATATATCGCCCGTTGCGGGGTATGTTCTCGCCGAAAAGCGGAAGAATTAATCGCTACCGGTCGAGTCCGAGTTGATGGACAACTTATCACTCAGTTGGGATATTGTATTGAACCAAACCAAGCAGAAGTGAGGATAGATAATCAAGTTATCCGCCCGCCAGATACTAAAGTTTATTTAATCTTAAATAAACCGAAAGGATATATCACTACGGTTACTGACCCACATAGCAGAAAAACCGTATATCACTTACTCCCGAAATTGAAAGAGCGGATTTTCCCTGTCGGGCGGCTTGATACGGATACAGAAGGATTACTCCTATTTACGAACGACGGAGAACTAGCGAACCGACTTCTCCATCCGCGCTATGGTGTTACAAAGAAATATCTGGTTACGATTCACGGTGAGTTGGATTGGCAAACCGCTCGCGCTATAGAACGAGGAATTAGATTAAAAGATGGCAAAACCGCACCTGCAAAAGTTCGAGTTATGCGCCGATCGCGAACAATGACCCTATTAGAACTCGAAATTTCGGAAGGGAAAAAACGGCAGATTCGACGCATGTTTTTCGCGGTTGGACATCCGGTATTGAAACTTATTCGGATTCAGTTCGGTCCCTTGTCTCTAGGCACCTTAAAACCAGGACAATACCGATTTCTCAATAAAACTGAAATTAATAATCTGACGAATTCTTTCCGGCATTAGTAACATTGCAATTTCCCTAATCTAATCGGCAGGCGTTGTTTATGACCATTGTTTATTGCAAATTCTGGAGTCTGGAGTTTGGTGCGATATCCGAAATTCGGATTCTGAACAAGGGCGGTATGGTGGTATGGTGGGCGATACCGGGCTCGAACCGATGACCCCCGCTATGTGAAAGCGGTGCTCTACCAACTGAGCTAATCGCCCACAACCCTGAAACCCAGGGAATGTCAAATGGCAAAACTCAAAATCCAACGTTTGTGGACACAGTCAATTCTCTTGGCAGGATTGATTTTATTGTTTGGATTTTGGTATTTCTTATTATCCTATAAGATTATATGTTATAATAATGAAAATATCAAGATTAACGGTAGAAAGAATCGAGAATTGAGAGTCGAGGAAGCAGGAACAAAAGGATTCTTCACCCCTCAAATCTCGCCGCTCAAATCTGACATTATGGTAACATTCATCTATTCAAACAACTATTATTGCGATATCGGCGAACATGTTTTCCCGATGGAAAAATATCGTATGATTTACGAAACGTTGATGAACAAGAAGCTGGTTCCGCCACATGCGGTCTTAGAACCCCAACCAGCGACCTATGACCAACTCCAACTGGTTCATACCGAACCATATTTAAACGATTTACTTAACTTGCGCTGGACATATCGCACGATGTATTCCGAACTACCGTTAACTAAACAGATTGTCGATGCATATTTCCTCGCAGCTGGCGGGACGATTCTCGCTGCTCGAAAAGCGATTGAAACCAACGGTATTGGAGTTAATATCGGCGGTGGATTCCATCATGCGTTTGCAGACCATGCGGAAGGATTCTGTTATATCAACGATATTGCGGTCGCGATTCGCGTGATGCAATATGAGAACAAAATTAAAACAGCGTTCGTTATCGATTGTGACCTCCATCAGGGCAACGGTACCGCACATATTTTCCTACACGACGATACCGTATTCACCTTTTCAATTCATCAGGAGAACAATTATCCGATCAAACAGAAAAGCGATTTAGATATCGGATTAGACGATTTTGCGAATGATTCGGTATATCTAGCGGCAATGCAAACGGTTATCCCAAAACAGATTGATGCGTTTAACCCTGACCTGATTGTGTATGTAGCTGGCGCTGACCCTTATGAACATGACCAGCTCGGAAAATTGAAACTTACCATGGATGGACTGCGACATCGGGATGACTTAGTAACGGATTATTGCCGAAAGAAAAAAATACCACTGGTAATTGTTCTCGCTGGTGGATATGCGGTTTCAGTTAAGGATACGGTTCGTATCCACGTTAACACCTGCAAATCTGCGCTCGGGATAAAATAGTTCCCAAATTGAATTACGGGCGATGGTATTCTCCTTGTGTGAGTTTACTTCAATCCTGAAGGATTACCAACTGTAACTTAAAAAAATAGTTCGAAAGTTTTTTGTTTAGTTTTAGCAAAGGTTCGTAAAGTTCAGATTGAAAAGGCAGCAACCGTGAACGTTCAAGTTCCGTCACAAATCCATAATACTATTTTTATTTAGCTGCCGATAATTCGAATCGGGATAACTCTATCGGGACGCCGGTGAATAAGAAATTCAGAATACGGGACATCACTGTGTTTCGTGCTGTTTCCGAAATAATGGTTTCAAACGGAAACGCTAAATAAACAATTCTCCCACCGACTGCTGGTGCATATTGGATGCCGGCAACCGCAGTAGTAGCACTATATATCATACTGGTTGCTGCACCGGTTGTAGGAATAATTCCATCCGGTTGGTCTACGCCATAAATGCCATAGGTTCCATTATCAAACGCTATTCCGGTTAATCCATTAAAAATACTGCCCACTACTCCTTGCACCTGATACACCGGTTCAAATCGAACCGCATCAGCGATAACTACACTCGACGCAGCTGAATTCGTTAAAGCAATATATCCGCTCGTCCCGCTACTGAAGGTAAATGACCCTAACAGATTCCATTGCCCGCCACCGATCTGTTGATTGATATACAACGTGGTCATGCCGGAATAATAATAAACGGTATACGGTGCGTTCGATGCTCGATTACTCCCTTGTGAATACCATACATAAACCTGATAAACCCCGGATTGCGGAAATGTCGGGCGCCATATCGCTGTTGCATTTGACATGCCGGTGGTGGTTAACGCCCAGCGATAATCCGTACCATATTTGCCCGAAGCTGTCGTGCCGGTAGTCCAGTTTCCGTAATCAGAATATCCGCTGGTTCCGTTATCAATAATAATTTCAAAACCGGATTGCGTATCATTCGTTCCAAAATCAGCTTTAATAATATTATTGAGAAACGTTCGGTCAGAAGAACTGGCATACGGTGCACCATCTAAATCCCACGCAATATCCGACCCAGAAATGAATAGATGTTTACCCAACGATAAATAGGTGCTTATTTTACTCTGGAGATTGGCATCGAATGTTTTAAACTTATTGGTCATTCGGTCGGGATATCCGGTATATGTTAACTCCATCAATGGCGGGGTAACTACATGCTGTTCGCCACAGATCCAGTCGACGACGGTATAACTGGTTAACTGCGTAAACCCATTTTCAACCGCTTTCTTCGATGCGGAATCGAACCAATATCCGGCATTCGCAATCGCTTTCCCATGCTGGATGATATAATCGAACGAATTCCCTAACTCCTGGTAATTCGCATAGATATTATTCCCCTGCCCGTGTCGTGATGCGGTTTGAACAACAAAGGCGGTCTGCTGACCAATCAACGGTGCATTGAACAATGGCCAGACTCCAGGGTCTTCGCGCGGGAATCCGGTTGTATCCGCATTTACTTCCGGCCGACTGATTCGTTCGAATCCGTTTACTACCAGAATATCCGCAGTGCTCCCAACTCGGGTTCGTGCAGCGAGAACTTCGGTCGGAAAACTTTCACCGCCGGAATTATATGCGGTAACTTTAAAATAATAGATCGTGTTTGGCAATAGACCTGAAATAACGATGGTCGTTGAACTGCTTAAGGTTCCGTTATCGAACCCTTTTCCATCAAGACTACGGTATACCACATAACCGGTCGGAGTAGCAGTCGGTTCCAGCGGATCGGTCGTTGCTGACCAAGTTAATCGGAGCGTTCCATCGCCGATATTGATCACGCGGAAATCTTTCGGTGGCAACGGTAGAACGACCGGGGTTCTGCCATCTTGTGCCGCTAAAAACCGGAGTATCCCTTTATAGGTCGCGCGAGCTAGGTCGTGCCGGAACTGCGGGTCGAGCGCATACATCATATCATTCATATTTTCATGCGAGAAACTTTCGAGGAGAACCGAAGGACAATTGGGTCTTCGCGCTTCAGCATAATTCGAATTCCAAATAGCATATTCCCGCCAAGTACTGGTATATAACGCACGTAAATCAGATAATGTCTGATTGTGAATACAGGTGGTTAGTGAATAACTCAATTGCCGACTTCTTCCATCCGGAAAAGTATCTAATCCATATTGGTCATATAAATACCAGATACTTAACGAGCCGTGTATTGAAGTTGGATATACTCCCGCATCGCTATGAAAGGTTACCATCGCATCTATCGGAATCCCTTGACCTGGGTCGCTCCGATACCCGTTCGGTCCGTTCGGTGCACCGCTATACCAATTTGCAAATTCGCCACGCAATGAATAATCGGAACTATAATCGCTATATGAAAATAGATCGTATACCGTAGTCGCTGGTGCACCAACATATTGCGCATAATATTTCGCACCTTCAGTATATTTATAACGTCCACTGGTGCTGGTTCCGCGAGTGATTAATCCTACTCCACCACCGAACCGCACCGCATCCGCAGAAACGGTAGTTCCGGCTGTCGTTGAAACATTAGTTAATACCACAGCTGCGGTAGCGCTATTCCGACCGGTATCGAAATAGAATGTACCTAGATAGACCCAAGTTCTCCCATTAACTCGTTGGTCGACGATAAACTGCGTAGTCCCGCCGCTATGGTGAACGAAATACCGTGCATCTGGTGCACGTGTTGTTCCTCGATTATATGAAACATACACCGCATAGTTCCCAGCAACAGGGATATTCGGAGTCCAGACCGCTCGAGCGGTTTCGGTTACCGCAACGGTAGCGAGCCGGGTTGACCCAAGCGAAAAAGGATTTATCCCGCTGGTATATGGTGAATATCCGTTAGCGAATCCGGTATTAGGTGTATCATGTGACCACGAGCCGGTTTCCGTATAGGTTCCATTATTGGGATTACTACTACCATCTGCGTTATCTACTACAATTTCACGAATTTGCGTATCCCGTTCCCGAGCGGTTAAAACGTACGCACCCGCATTCTGCAGCATCGGAATCATAAACAGATTCACGGTCGCTGCATTTGAATAATCTTCATTCATAGTATATAAATACGGTCGTTGCAACACCCAATTCGTTCCGTTATGATACCAGCCATGCCCAGCGGAAACAAAAATATTTTTCCCAGCGAGTCCATTCGTCGGGATCGGAACGACTCGGGAAGTATTGACCGGTCCACCACCAGCGAATGTAACCCTTGCTGGTTTTTCACCTGTAAAAGTAGTTCCTTGTGCTCGGTCAAGTTGTTCTCGCAGGTGTTTCGTATCCGGATAATAATATGCTGGGGATTTCCCTTCGATAGTATAAATAAACCCGGTTAGACCGGTAACATTATGCAACGCAACGCGAAATTGGTCAGAAATCTCATCTACCTGCACATCACTAAATCCTTGACTAACCAATTCTTTTGAAAAATCAGCATAAACTATCCCGTCTTTAATATCCAGTGAGTTCAATTTCGTTCCCACAGGAATCGCTGAACGAAGGCCGGATTTCTGTTCATCTAATGTTGGTCCTTCGAGCAATGCCAGGATAATACTTTTCGTTTGTTCACGTTGCGACCATGAGTCCGATTTTCCGGTAAACCGTTGGTATAATTTTTGTGCCGGACCGCGGGATACTTCAATTATCATCCCAGGTTCGGTTCCGTAGAACCGGAACATGATATCCGAATTATTCTGTGCGAAACTCAAAGTGATTGCGATACAATAAGATACAATGAGCACAATTTTACATTGCAATGAATTATCCATAGGTTAATAGTTTCCTTTTTTCTTAGATAGATACCTTAATAGTATTTCATTATAAAGCATATACAACCATTTAGCAACCATCCTTTTAAATCAATTTATTTTTAAATATTATTCTCACTTATTCTTTTGAAAAACCATGGATTTTCAGCTATGATAATTACATGATGAAAACTTATAAACGTATCAACGGCGGGATTACCGCTCCGCACGGGTTCCTCGCATCAGGAATCTCCTGCGGATTGAAAAAGAAACAGGATGCGAAAGATTTAATGCTGATTTATTCCGAAGTACCGGCAGTCGCTGCCGGAACGGTTACGACGAATTTAGTTAAAGCGGCGCCGGTTCTAGTTGATATAGAACAACTCAAATCCGGAACCGCACAAGCGGTTCTCGCTAATTCGGGGAATGCGAACGCGTGCACCGGCAAATCGGGATTGCAAAATGCTTGGGAAATGGTCAAACTGACTGCAAAATATTTACAGATACCAGCATCATCAGTTCTCATTGCGTCAACCGGTGTTATTGGCCAACCGTTGAACATGGATAAAATCAGACCGGGAATTAAACGAGCGGTGGAATCATTATCAACTACCGGCGCGAACGATGCAATGTACGCGATTATGACTACCGATACATTCCCAAAAGAAATCGCTCTTGAACTGATGATCACTGGCAAACCGGTTCGAATCGCAGGAATTGCGAAAGGTGCAGGAATGATTGCTCCGAATATGACCATCACTGGCAAACATGCGACTATGCTTTGCTTCCTGACCACGGATTGTGCGATATCGAAATCAGCGTTATCAACCGCACTGCAGGAAGCGGTATCACAATCGTTCAACTGTATTACCGTTGATGGTGATACCAGCACCAACGATACCGTGTTAATTTTAGCGAACGGTCTCGCTGGAAATAACAAAATCAATTCGCGTTCTTCTGCTGGATTCTCCGCATTCCAATCTGCATTGAATTATGTCTGTGCTGAACTTGCACGGCTGATTGTTCAAGATGGCGAAGGAGCAACGAAATTTGTTGAAATTCAAATTAAGAATGCTAGAACCGTCAAGGAAGCAAAACAAATCGGGTTTACGATTGCCAATTCACCGTTAGTCAAAACTGCTCTTTTCGGGAACGATGCGAATTGGGGTAGGATTATGGCAGCGATTGGAAGAAGTGGTGTCGCGATTAATCCGGAGAAGATTGATATTGTTTTAGCGGGTAGCAAGCAACGGGTATCGAGCAGAACAGGAGAAACGCAACTCCCGCTGGTTATAAATGGACAAGGAACCGGTTTTAACGAACAGAAAGCGAAAGAAATCTTACAATCGCCGGAAATAAAACTGGTTATCGATTTACATCTAGGGAAAGCGGGAATCACAGTCCAGACCTGCGATTTATCGTTCGACTATATAAAAATTAATGCTAGCTATAGAAGCTAAATCTATATAGCCACAGATGCGCATAAAATCTAATGTATATTTCAAAGATTATTCTTGCCAGACGTGGTTAAGGTTATGTTTAGCGGGATTTGGGAGAAACTTGTATCCGTGGCAATAGCATTCATTCTATTAGTCCTATTTATTTAATCCTTTCTTTCAATTACCCAACATGAATAGTTCATTTACCATTTGTTAGGTAATATTTTTCTTGACAATAGTTACCCAACACGATGTATAATTATATGGTTTGTTAGGTAACCATAAACATGAGGATTTATTATGCAACGTGGAGTAATAAAAAGCGTTTTAGCTGAAGAATTAGAGAATTCACTACGAATGAAAAAAGGATATGAACAGGCGCTGCGAAAGCTACCTCGAGGGTGCCTAGTAGTCCGGAAAATCCGCGGGCATGAATATTATTATTTAGTCAGACGCGAGGGGTATAAGGTTAGGTATATTTATAAAGGTAAAGTATCCGATGTAGAGGTTAAAAAATATGAGGAAGCAAAAATAATGAGAGCTAAATATCGCAAGTTATTAGCCCAGGTTAATAAACAGATTCGATTTTTAAGGAGTGCGTTACGTGGAAAAGAAGCAATCTGAATTATGCCTAGAAATACTACACCGATTTCATAAAGTGGGGATATTATCCGATTGTATCCTTATCGGAAGTTGGTGCCTGTATTTCTATAAAGAATATTTTTCTACAGTGCCTTTTATTGACCAGACTACAATCAAAACCCGAGATATTGATTTTTTAATAACCAAACCAAGGAGAATACAGACGAAAGTTAATA
Protein-coding sequences here:
- a CDS encoding histone deacetylase; translated protein: MAKLKIQRLWTQSILLAGLILLFGFWYFLLSYKIICYNNENIKINGRKNRELRVEEAGTKGFFTPQISPLKSDIMVTFIYSNNYYCDIGEHVFPMEKYRMIYETLMNKKLVPPHAVLEPQPATYDQLQLVHTEPYLNDLLNLRWTYRTMYSELPLTKQIVDAYFLAAGGTILAARKAIETNGIGVNIGGGFHHAFADHAEGFCYINDIAVAIRVMQYENKIKTAFVIDCDLHQGNGTAHIFLHDDTVFTFSIHQENNYPIKQKSDLDIGLDDFANDSVYLAAMQTVIPKQIDAFNPDLIVYVAGADPYEHDQLGKLKLTMDGLRHRDDLVTDYCRKKKIPLVIVLAGGYAVSVKDTVRIHVNTCKSALGIK
- a CDS encoding fibronectin type III domain-containing protein — encoded protein: MDNSLQCKIVLIVSYCIAITLSFAQNNSDIMFRFYGTEPGMIIEVSRGPAQKLYQRFTGKSDSWSQREQTKSIILALLEGPTLDEQKSGLRSAIPVGTKLNSLDIKDGIVYADFSKELVSQGFSDVQVDEISDQFRVALHNVTGLTGFIYTIEGKSPAYYYPDTKHLREQLDRAQGTTFTGEKPARVTFAGGGPVNTSRVVPIPTNGLAGKNIFVSAGHGWYHNGTNWVLQRPYLYTMNEDYSNAATVNLFMIPMLQNAGAYVLTARERDTQIREIVVDNADGSSNPNNGTYTETGSWSHDTPNTGFANGYSPYTSGINPFSLGSTRLATVAVTETARAVWTPNIPVAGNYAVYVSYNRGTTRAPDARYFVHHSGGTTQFIVDQRVNGRTWVYLGTFYFDTGRNSATAAVVLTNVSTTAGTTVSADAVRFGGGVGLITRGTSTSGRYKYTEGAKYYAQYVGAPATTVYDLFSYSDYSSDYSLRGEFANWYSGAPNGPNGYRSDPGQGIPIDAMVTFHSDAGVYPTSIHGSLSIWYLYDQYGLDTFPDGRSRQLSYSLTTCIHNQTLSDLRALYTSTWREYAIWNSNYAEARRPNCPSVLLESFSHENMNDMMYALDPQFRHDLARATYKGILRFLAAQDGRTPVVLPLPPKDFRVINIGDGTLRLTWSATTDPLEPTATPTGYVVYRSLDGKGFDNGTLSSSTTIVISGLLPNTIYYFKVTAYNSGGESFPTEVLAARTRVGSTADILVVNGFERISRPEVNADTTGFPREDPGVWPLFNAPLIGQQTAFVVQTASRHGQGNNIYANYQELGNSFDYIIQHGKAIANAGYWFDSASKKAVENGFTQLTSYTVVDWICGEQHVVTPPLMELTYTGYPDRMTNKFKTFDANLQSKISTYLSLGKHLFISGSDIAWDLDGAPYASSSDRTFLNNIIKADFGTNDTQSGFEIIIDNGTSGYSDYGNWTTGTTASGKYGTDYRWALTTTGMSNATAIWRPTFPQSGVYQVYVWYSQGSNRASNAPYTVYYYSGMTTLYINQQIGGGQWNLLGSFTFSSGTSGYIALTNSAASSVVIADAVRFEPVYQVQGVVGSIFNGLTGIAFDNGTYGIYGVDQPDGIIPTTGAATSMIYSATTAVAGIQYAPAVGGRIVYLAFPFETIISETARNTVMSRILNFLFTGVPIELSRFELSAAK
- the argJ gene encoding bifunctional glutamate N-acetyltransferase/amino-acid acetyltransferase ArgJ, coding for MKTYKRINGGITAPHGFLASGISCGLKKKQDAKDLMLIYSEVPAVAAGTVTTNLVKAAPVLVDIEQLKSGTAQAVLANSGNANACTGKSGLQNAWEMVKLTAKYLQIPASSVLIASTGVIGQPLNMDKIRPGIKRAVESLSTTGANDAMYAIMTTDTFPKEIALELMITGKPVRIAGIAKGAGMIAPNMTITGKHATMLCFLTTDCAISKSALSTALQEAVSQSFNCITVDGDTSTNDTVLILANGLAGNNKINSRSSAGFSAFQSALNYVCAELARLIVQDGEGATKFVEIQIKNARTVKEAKQIGFTIANSPLVKTALFGNDANWGRIMAAIGRSGVAINPEKIDIVLAGSKQRVSSRTGETQLPLVINGQGTGFNEQKAKEILQSPEIKLVIDLHLGKAGITVQTCDLSFDYIKINASYRS